A genomic window from Algoriphagus sp. Y33 includes:
- a CDS encoding PASTA domain-containing protein, which translates to MYTNHGESVSVPDLSGYTFDEGVDILDRAGLQYDVSLDSGFNTDLKTFAILKQIPEANSQVKSGKTVYLTLNAKNPPMLKMPNLVNTPLKNVQEILANMGLERGDIVYVPDIGINVVLEQKYRGVTVKEGFEIPKGARVDLVVGDGLGNQILAVPDLKGMDEVDAEFMILGSSLRVGNKYYLETDSVGAGQVLRQSPPASRQVKTGELVDLWIAKDNF; encoded by the coding sequence ATGTACACCAATCATGGTGAGTCGGTATCGGTTCCTGATTTATCAGGCTATACCTTCGATGAAGGTGTGGATATTCTGGATCGTGCAGGCCTTCAATACGACGTGTCGTTAGACTCAGGATTCAATACAGACCTCAAGACTTTTGCCATATTGAAGCAAATTCCTGAAGCAAATTCTCAGGTGAAGAGTGGTAAAACGGTTTATCTTACTTTGAATGCCAAAAACCCTCCGATGCTCAAAATGCCAAATTTGGTGAACACCCCTTTAAAGAATGTGCAGGAGATTTTGGCAAATATGGGCCTTGAACGAGGTGATATTGTATATGTTCCGGACATCGGGATCAATGTGGTGCTGGAGCAAAAATACAGAGGAGTGACTGTGAAGGAAGGTTTTGAAATCCCAAAGGGCGCGCGAGTGGATTTGGTAGTGGGTGATGGATTGGGCAATCAAATACTTGCAGTACCTGATCTGAAAGGAATGGACGAGGTTGATGCTGAATTTATGATTTTAGGCTCAAGTCTAAGAGTGGGTAATAAATACTACCTAGAGACCGACTCGGTAGGTGCGGGACAAGTTTTGAGGCAATCCCCCCCTGCGTCCAGACAAGTAAAAACCGGTGAATTGGTAGATCTTTGGATTGCTAAAGATAATTTTTAA